TGTTTCTACAAGATATACGGAACCAGGGTATTTACTGTACCGATAACAGGGAATCCAAGTAATCTATTTATTTCACCAGATATTTGAAGGCAGCCTTTTAAGAGATATTTGAAGGCATGCCTTATTAATAAACAAAAGTACACTTGTTCCAAGAAAAAATCCCATAATAAGATAGAGCATAAATACATACCATTAGTAGATTTTTCTGAAGCATACCCAGATGAGCTGGTCCCACAAAGATTATCTCCTGATGATGATTTACTTGAATATGATTGTTTCAATTGTTTATCAACAACTGTCATCAGTTTTTGTGTTAAAGCAATAGCAGCTCCCTGGACATAAAGCAGACATCTGTCATACATGTAGCTGAGCATGTGGCAAGGAAAATCAAATACAATAGTGGTATTTACCTGCCAAAAGGAGTAGCAGCCATCAACCAGTTTATTAGTCCGTCCTTGGAATCCGCATTCCACTCCTTGACGAAATGCTACCCAACCCTGAATTGTGAAGGTCTGCTTAGCGTTGTAATAAATAATGCTGCGAGTACAAATTAGGTGACAAAGCAAAACTGACATATTTCCTAGGAAAAGGTCCACTTTTCAACATGAACTCACAAAAATCCACTTCAAAAGAATGAAAACTTTCTCAAAagtctactccctccgatccataataagtgtcggagatttagtacaaagctagtacaattttgaactaaatctctgacacttattatggatcggagggagtacatttcaACAGTGAACTCTCGTGGAAGTCCACTTTTCAACTTTGAACGTTAAAACCATCAGAGTTGCAACAACTGAATATCGAAACCGTTCAGTTTACAACCTTGTCTGGTTTCACAAGTGGTTTTGGCTGTGTCATGCCATCAAACAAATCAGTTCACATTGACTAGATGAGTAAGGTTTGGGTTTCTTTGGGTTACAACCACATTGAGCTCTCACTATTCACCCCCCATCGTATTTCTCCCTCTATTTCTCTCTGTTTAGTTATTCGTATGATGATGTGGTAGTGACGTGGTGAACACATGGCATCCATGCCTGCTAAAGCCACTTGTGAAACTACCAGAAGTTGTAATGAGGATGGTTTCGATCATTCAGGGTATGAACCGAGAGAATTTTATAGGCAGTTGAGGGTTGGGAAATGGATCTTTCTTTATTTCCTAATACTCCCTATTTTTCTCAATACAGGGTGTATAAGATTTAGtcaagacaaggctttgaccaaaaattacttcGTCAATACGTGGGTttatgacatgaaatttgcATCACCAGATCCATCTTCAAAACTACTTACTGAAAATTgtggtttcgtatcatattACATCACATATAAAAtaaagtaattcttggtcCAAGCCATGTCTTAAGAAACATGATACACCATGTATTCagaaaaaggagggagtaataactACAGAATCAGATgttaaaataaatatataatacATTTACTCCACTTATATAATTGATTTCAAACCAAAAGGACTAAGTTCAAATAAATGAACAAACACGAAGGAAAGCTGAATAAGGTAATAGGGCTTGTCTTACAATCAAGCTAGGCAAATCGAGCTTCTCCACCTCATTAAGCAGGATCATTGCAGCCAGCCCACAAAAAGTGTACCTTATTATCAAAGCAACTTTTACATAAAGTTCCCAAAAATACATCCAGAAAATTATGAAGACCATCCTTAGAAACATACCCACCATGAGCTTCAGCAAAAGGTTCCCCAGCAATCCCACCTTCGTAAGTTTGACACCTGGCGGCATTTAGTGTATAAATTAACCATTGTATAGAAGAAGGAAACGTGAACCAACCAATCATATGTATAACAATTGCAAAATTGAAAATCACATTAACCAAAGCTAACCTGGCTATGTAATTTCCAACACCTTTCGCCAGTTTGTCATCAAGAATGTTTAGAAGGCTGGCAACCTAATCTCAACAAGATTAATATTTGAGAACTGTAATAAAAAACTATAAGGACTGCAAGAAACTCACCGATATTGCAGTATAGCAAGCACGGACATCAATTTCACCACCTTCATGCATTCTGGTTGAAGAATATTCGATGGAGTAATAAACATTAGGTGGAAGGAGCTCCAAATGGAAAGAATATTTTCTTGACTTATGTACTATCGAGAAATGCACACCTGAAAGCACCTGATTCATCCTTCATTTGAAGCATAAACTTGTACAGGTTGTCCCTGATTGGTAAAATAGAAACTGTTAACAAAATGACACAGATGTAAAACATGTCCCTGGTTGCTAACATAGAGTTACCTTTTTATTGATGATAGTGCACTTTCACTCCCTATGGTCACAAGTGTATTTACAGCGGCATACGATGTAGCGAGATGAGGTAACTGCCAAACAGAAGGTGACAAAAAGGATGAGTTTCAAATTGGGCAGTAGCAATTACCATCTTAAACAAGTAAATATACATGAACAAAATTCGGTAGATCAAAGAACAAATAAGATTAATGCTATACTCTAAACGTTCAAAAGTGGAGAAACAAAAGTTAGCTTTGCAAACTACAGGAGGCCCTTCGCCAAATACAAAGACATATTATATATgaaaaagatatcaaaggtTCATCACGTTAAACTGGTTGTGGATGTTATTTTCTTGATTGCTATGTTACTGTGAACAAGTTGAGTAGCCTAGACTGGTCTAAGCAgtcattttgaaataaaaaattgagGTAAATGTCATATCCAATATCTCTACACGACCATACCCCAGCATTCACATGACTTATTCCAAGTTCCATGGTTGCCTAGAATCTCATTTCAAGACCCAGTCTAAACATTAACCAACCCAAAGCTATTACCCTATCCAAGCATCGAGAACTTGATAAGTTTAAAGTGAGAGCAAACCTGCCCAGGTCCACCACCATATCCACCATCTCTGTCCTGAAACAAATACAACTCAGCATAAGCAACCAAATGGCAATGAAACATTAAGAAATCACTGTATGTGCAATGGATATTTTCAGTGCTTTGGTTTctggcaaaaagaaaagaaaaggtagtTGTTCAATTACCACCCAatacatataaaaaatatatattggcTCAAAAACTTGAAGGGGTAACATTAAGCGAccaaaacagaacaaaattaACGGTTATTTTCTTGTACCATCCCTGTATATAAAGCAACACGATTCAACTAAAGCACGAGGCTATATAGTTCATTAGCTTTAACATTTACTACCCTGAGCAAACAGAATCTATTATCCCAGGTACTGACTTATTAATTTTTAAAATGGACGTATGCAATGGATGAGAATATCTATCCTAACATCAAGCAACCTAGCAGAGTTGTTTTGCCACTCAATCTTGCTCTCATCTCAGCAAATAGTGAGTGAAAGTATGAAACAAAGCCTTACAAAAATCGCTTGTATACTTGTCAACAGAAATATCTTAAAATATAAGTAGTTAAGAAAATGAAGTTCAAACTGTAACAGCATATCAGACAATTGTGTCGTAGCAGATCAACAAACCTGACATCGAGATAAGAAGTCCACTATATCATGCTCGAGGTCATCGTCAAGTGTTTCTTCGAGCAAAGCAAGTCCATGAACCATCCAGTAGCACAACCAAGGTCGACTGGAACACTCAAGATAAATTATCAGAAAAATTAAACCAAGAACGGCACAGACGTTAATTTAACACTGGAGAAGCATTACTTGGCATCGAGCACATGGAAGCTAGGTGCAAGACGCCTCAGCCCTTTCGTCAAATACTCGACATGCTGATCGCGCCACAGCTCTAACCTGCAGCAGAGAACAACTCCCGGTATAAGAAATCGGAATAAGGAGGTGAAGAAAATCATAATCTCAACTCAGTGCTTGCGGAAGTTCAAAGGCACACTCCTACAAGACCTAACTGGCAGCACTGAGCTTCTATGAGCTAAAATGTTGGTACCATAACCCAGCAACCCCTGCCTCCATCTGTTATATTGGTGAATTTGTCAGTGAACTTCCAATTCCTAGCAGAAGACAAAGGAAACTTTCTGATCTCCGCCCCAACCGTGCCTGTCTCTCGCATCCAAACCCGCCACTCCACTACAGGATGCAAGCACCGCGACCAGCGGGCCAGTAATAGTaactaaaaaaagaagtactGACCGTGCTCTAGGGTTGCTTACATGACAGATTTAGTGTTGGGCGCGGCACCAAAGAGCACGCTGTAGATTTCGGCTACCCGCGCCTCCACCTTCATCTGCTCCACCTGCGTCACGGTGAGCCGGGGTAACTCAGCGGTCGCGCCGTCCTCCGACTGGTCGGCCCCGCtcagaggcggcggctgcgacGAGGATTCCATagaggcggcgggcggaggtcTTGCTGTCGCTTGGCTGCGGCTGCGAGCTCTGTCTCTGTGCCGCCTCGCGGATCTCAGGGAAACGCGaaccatgttttttcttttttaaggaAAGCCTCCCTCACCGAAGAACTTTGATGTCATCAGGGAAAGTGGCAAGCCCAGTTTTGTATCCAATAAGGCCCAATGGACCAGCCCAGCTTCCTGGCTAGACCGTGCTATACCTGTTCTGTCCCGAGCCCGAGCGGATTCGTCATTCCCACCACCgcaccacggccgccgccgcaccgttGGGCAGCCTCTCTTCGATTGGCGGCTGGGGCTCTTCGTCCTGGCGAGGGTTTTAGCGGGACACAGaacagcagcaggaggaggagcaggctgagGGAGAGGCAGGGGATGGCTGCCATGGTTGGAGCGCGCAGGGCTCTCTTCGCCGCTCGCTACTCATCTCGCGGCGAGCTCGCAGCCGCGCTCGTCTC
The Brachypodium distachyon strain Bd21 chromosome 2, Brachypodium_distachyon_v3.0, whole genome shotgun sequence genome window above contains:
- the LOC100845294 gene encoding protein farnesyltransferase subunit beta, with the protein product MVRVSLRSARRHRDRARSRSQATARPPPAASMESSSQPPPLSGADQSEDGATAELPRLTVTQVEQMKVEARVAEIYSVLFGAAPNTKSVMLELWRDQHVEYLTKGLRRLAPSFHVLDANRPWLCYWMVHGLALLEETLDDDLEHDIVDFLSRCQDRDGGYGGGPGQLPHLATSYAAVNTLVTIGSESALSSIKRDNLYKFMLQMKDESGAFRMHEGGEIDVRACYTAISVASLLNILDDKLAKGVGNYIARCQTYEGGIAGEPFAEAHGGYTFCGLAAMILLNEVEKLDLPSLIGWVAFRQGVECGFQGRTNKLVDGCYSFWQGAAIALTQKLMTVVDKQLKQSYSSKSSSGDNLCGTSSSGYASEKSTNVDYAKFGFDFIKQSNQIGPLFHNIALQQYILLCAQVLEGGLRDKPGKNRDHYHSCYCLSGLSVSQYSAMTDSDSCPLPQHMLGPYSNLLEPIHPLYNVVLDKYDDAYEFFRESDQV